In Candidatus Polarisedimenticolia bacterium, one genomic interval encodes:
- a CDS encoding LysE family transporter, protein MKEIFAGAVLGFTLAAPPGPVMAVMATAASRGRSRESLLTALGAITADAIWLSLVTLGFITFLGDRPRIVGILGLGGAGLLFWMAWGALRAARAGVQETALRGSYRLGLLTVLTSPFSFAWWMANGALLLATLKWGGVAGMFVALVIYSIAITQAFRWMGSRFRHTAAAIAYVSVVMLAGFGIYVALRSLELLRA, encoded by the coding sequence ATGAAAGAAATCTTCGCAGGGGCGGTCCTGGGGTTTACGCTGGCGGCGCCGCCCGGCCCGGTGATGGCGGTCATGGCCACGGCCGCCTCGCGCGGCCGCAGCCGCGAATCGCTGCTGACGGCGCTGGGCGCGATTACCGCCGACGCCATTTGGCTGTCGCTGGTGACGCTGGGCTTCATCACTTTCCTCGGGGATCGGCCGCGGATCGTGGGGATCCTGGGGCTGGGCGGCGCCGGATTGCTCTTCTGGATGGCCTGGGGGGCGCTGCGCGCGGCGCGCGCGGGGGTGCAGGAGACGGCGTTGCGCGGCTCGTACCGCCTTGGGCTTCTGACCGTCCTCACCAGTCCCTTTTCTTTTGCCTGGTGGATGGCGAACGGGGCGTTGCTGCTGGCGACCCTGAAGTGGGGGGGCGTGGCGGGGATGTTCGTAGCGCTGGTGATCTACAGCATCGCCATCACTCAGGCGTTCCGCTGGATGGGGAGCAGGTTCCGTCACACCGCCGCGGCCATCGCCTACGTCAGCGTGGTGATGCTCGCCGGCTTCGGCATCTACGTCGCCCTGCGCAGCCTGGAGCTGCTGCGGGCCTGA
- the hemE gene encoding uroporphyrinogen decarboxylase codes for MPTEKDPSSARFLRACRREATDCTPIWIMRQAGRYLPEYRKLRERHAMLDLAKQPDLAAQVTLMPVRRFALDAAILFSDIMVPAWGLGVPFRIEENVGPVIDDPLRTEKQIRALRVFDAVRDAGFVLESIRLIRGELGGKVPLIGFAGAPFTLASYLIEGRSPRRFRWTKAMMLDAPELWEPLMRHLADTVVAYLEAQAEAGAQALQIFDSWAGNLSPGQYERFAAPYSRRVFEALRPLGVPLIHFGTETSMLLSAMALAGGDVVGADWRIPLDEAWTKIGSDRAIQGNLDPAVLFANANVIRAEAQDVLNRAGGRPGHIFNLGHGILPETPVDAVATLVDFVHEASRPAKS; via the coding sequence ATGCCGACCGAAAAAGATCCCTCCTCGGCGCGCTTCCTGCGCGCCTGCCGCCGGGAGGCGACCGACTGCACGCCGATCTGGATCATGCGGCAGGCGGGGCGCTACCTTCCCGAGTACCGCAAGCTGCGCGAGCGCCATGCCATGCTCGACCTGGCGAAGCAGCCGGATCTGGCGGCGCAGGTGACTCTGATGCCGGTGCGCCGCTTCGCGCTCGATGCGGCGATCCTCTTCTCCGATATCATGGTGCCGGCTTGGGGGCTGGGGGTCCCGTTCCGCATCGAGGAGAACGTCGGCCCCGTGATCGACGATCCCCTCCGGACGGAAAAGCAGATCCGCGCCCTGCGTGTCTTCGACGCGGTGCGCGACGCCGGCTTCGTCCTCGAGTCGATCCGGCTGATACGGGGCGAGCTGGGCGGCAAGGTGCCGCTCATCGGCTTTGCAGGCGCGCCCTTCACCCTGGCTAGCTATCTTATCGAGGGTCGCTCCCCACGCCGCTTCCGCTGGACCAAGGCGATGATGCTGGACGCGCCGGAGCTGTGGGAGCCCCTGATGAGACACCTGGCCGACACCGTGGTCGCCTATCTCGAAGCCCAGGCGGAGGCGGGAGCGCAGGCGCTGCAAATCTTCGACAGCTGGGCGGGGAACCTGTCGCCGGGCCAGTACGAGCGCTTCGCGGCGCCCTACTCGAGGCGCGTGTTCGAGGCCCTGCGCCCTCTGGGAGTTCCACTCATCCATTTCGGCACCGAGACGTCGATGCTCTTGAGCGCCATGGCGCTGGCGGGCGGGGACGTGGTGGGAGCCGACTGGCGGATCCCTCTGGACGAGGCCTGGACGAAGATCGGGTCCGACCGGGCCATCCAGGGAAACCTGGATCCGGCGGTGCTCTTCGCCAATGCGAACGTGATACGCGCCGAAGCGCAGGACGTCCTGAATCGCGCCGGCGGCCGGCCGGGTCACATCTTCAACCTTGGCCACGGCATCCTTCCCGAGACCCCCGTGGACGCCGTCGCCACGCTCGTCGACTTCGTCCACGAAGCTTCACGTCCGGCGAAATCCTGA
- a CDS encoding folylpolyglutamate synthase/dihydrofolate synthase family protein, giving the protein MNHSESLDYLFSLQRLGARMGTITVRSLLEAMGNPQEAYPSVLIAGTNGKGSTAAFLAAILKQAGIRAGVYTSPHLVRFEERIVVDGTEIGPAEVARLATELRACIDGSELFRKEESHPSFFETTTAMAFRHFQEQRIELAVLEVGMGGRLDATSVVDAITCLFTPIDLDHRDILGDTLQDIAAEKSGILKTESRAITAPQHPEVMEVLRRVTAVRGAALVESERIWRSLEGAGGTLTLVAGAQPSRRIESIALPLPGRHQWTNAVLAAAAATALPGFRERISDESIGRGLASATWPARCEVVAERPTVLLDGAHNPAAAQALHGHLVEQYTSSGRKIIMIFGAMQDKDLPGIMEPLFRCASRVILARAETPRAADPRILEGLARRYHGSVLAAPSLGAALSTAYAEAGPDDVICITGSLYLVGDVKAILAGGEPRSRQAL; this is encoded by the coding sequence ATGAACCATTCCGAATCGCTCGATTACCTCTTCTCTCTGCAGCGCCTCGGCGCCCGCATGGGGACGATCACCGTGCGCTCCCTGCTGGAGGCGATGGGGAACCCGCAGGAGGCCTACCCCTCGGTGCTGATTGCCGGGACCAACGGCAAGGGATCCACCGCGGCCTTCCTGGCGGCGATCCTGAAGCAGGCCGGGATCCGCGCAGGAGTCTACACCTCGCCCCACCTGGTGCGCTTCGAGGAGCGTATCGTCGTGGACGGTACCGAGATTGGCCCGGCGGAGGTCGCCCGCCTCGCCACCGAGCTGCGCGCCTGCATCGATGGAAGCGAGCTGTTCCGTAAGGAGGAATCGCACCCCTCCTTCTTCGAGACCACTACGGCGATGGCATTCCGCCACTTCCAGGAGCAGCGCATCGAGCTGGCCGTCCTTGAGGTCGGGATGGGGGGACGTCTCGACGCCACCAGCGTCGTGGACGCCATCACGTGCCTGTTCACGCCGATCGATCTCGATCACCGCGACATCCTGGGGGACACGCTGCAGGACATCGCCGCCGAGAAGTCGGGGATCCTCAAGACGGAGAGCCGAGCGATCACGGCGCCGCAGCATCCCGAGGTGATGGAAGTGCTGCGCCGGGTGACGGCGGTGCGCGGCGCTGCGCTGGTCGAATCGGAGCGCATCTGGCGCAGCCTGGAGGGGGCGGGAGGGACGCTGACGCTCGTGGCGGGGGCGCAGCCGTCTCGGCGCATCGAATCGATCGCGCTGCCGCTGCCGGGGAGGCACCAGTGGACCAACGCCGTCCTGGCGGCCGCGGCGGCGACCGCGCTGCCCGGCTTCCGGGAGCGGATCTCGGATGAGAGCATCGGCCGCGGACTGGCGTCAGCGACCTGGCCGGCGCGCTGCGAGGTGGTCGCCGAGCGTCCGACGGTCCTGCTGGACGGCGCGCACAACCCCGCGGCCGCCCAGGCGCTGCACGGCCACCTGGTGGAGCAGTACACCTCTTCGGGCAGGAAGATCATCATGATCTTCGGGGCGATGCAGGACAAGGACCTGCCCGGGATCATGGAGCCGCTTTTCCGCTGCGCCTCCCGGGTCATCCTGGCGCGCGCCGAGACGCCGCGGGCTGCCGATCCACGCATTCTCGAAGGATTGGCGCGGCGCTATCACGGCTCGGTGCTCGCCGCCCCCAGCCTGGGCGCGGCGCTGTCCACCGCCTACGCCGAAGCCGGACCGGACGATGTCATCTGCATCACCGGGTCCCTTTATCTCGTCGGCGACGTCAAGGCGATCCTCGCCGGCGGCGAGCCGCGCAGCCGCCAGGCTCTCTAG
- the accD gene encoding acetyl-CoA carboxylase, carboxyltransferase subunit beta: MAWFKKIKKPKTIVENKQQRVPEGLWVKCDGCKEIIYKKEVLRNANVCPKCNYHFRISALERLTALLDEGRYQEVDTDIYSVDPLKFVDTKPYRDRLQEYRERTGMTDAVINVRGTLGGYQVMVSAMEYRFMGGSMGSVVGEKVTRAAERALEERIPLIVISCSGGARMQEGCLSLMQMAKISAALARLDEARVPFISILTDPTTGGVTASYAMLGDLIVAEPKALIGFAGPRVIEQTIREKLPEGFQRSEFLLEHGMLDFVVERSRMRETLIQCLRFMANPAVPAPAPPPAAVPAG; this comes from the coding sequence ATGGCCTGGTTCAAGAAAATCAAGAAGCCCAAGACGATCGTCGAGAACAAGCAGCAGCGCGTTCCCGAGGGGCTGTGGGTCAAGTGCGACGGCTGCAAGGAGATCATCTACAAGAAGGAAGTCCTGCGGAACGCCAATGTCTGCCCCAAGTGCAACTACCACTTCCGCATCTCGGCCCTCGAGCGGCTGACGGCGCTGCTTGACGAAGGGCGATACCAGGAGGTGGACACCGACATCTACTCGGTGGACCCGCTCAAGTTCGTCGACACCAAGCCTTACCGCGACCGGCTGCAGGAGTACCGTGAGCGCACCGGCATGACCGACGCGGTCATCAACGTGCGCGGCACGCTGGGCGGCTACCAGGTCATGGTCTCGGCCATGGAATACCGCTTCATGGGCGGCAGCATGGGATCGGTGGTGGGCGAGAAGGTGACGCGCGCGGCCGAGCGCGCCCTGGAAGAGCGCATTCCGCTGATCGTGATCTCCTGCTCCGGCGGCGCCCGCATGCAGGAGGGGTGCCTTTCACTCATGCAGATGGCCAAAATCAGCGCGGCACTTGCCCGCCTCGACGAGGCGCGCGTTCCGTTCATCTCCATCCTCACCGACCCGACCACCGGCGGCGTCACCGCATCCTACGCCATGCTCGGCGATCTGATCGTCGCCGAGCCCAAGGCGCTCATCGGCTTCGCGGGGCCGCGGGTGATCGAGCAGACGATCCGCGAAAAGCTCCCGGAAGGCTTCCAGCGCAGCGAGTTCCTGCTGGAGCACGGCATGCTCGATTTCGTGGTGGAGCGCTCCCGGATGCGCGAGACGCTGATCCAGTGCCTGCGGTTCATGGCCAATCCCGCCGTCCCTGCGCCGGCGCCGCCCCCGGCGGCCGTTCCCGCCGGCTGA
- the ubiE gene encoding bifunctional demethylmenaquinone methyltransferase/2-methoxy-6-polyprenyl-1,4-benzoquinol methylase UbiE encodes MSRAEDAAPENRYYAPGSERAEKVRLLFSTIARRYDRVNDWMSWGMHRRWKRRLVGSIAPRAGGRVLDLCCGTGDVARALAAQPGRMQVVGLDFTPEMLEVARQATPPGLAVRYEQGDALSLPFPDASFDAVTCAYGLRNLADLDRGLREAFRVLRPSGRLASLEFGRPRHPVLSWIYFAYLRMMLPLFGLIYFRDPQTYGYIFMSVSKFPDQRELAQRMRAAGFTRVEVHDVMAGAMGICIAEKAGTEDVAPAEIVPLPAPRPV; translated from the coding sequence ATGAGCCGGGCGGAAGACGCAGCGCCTGAGAACCGCTACTACGCTCCGGGGTCGGAGCGCGCGGAGAAGGTGCGCCTGCTCTTTTCAACCATCGCCCGGCGCTACGACCGGGTCAATGACTGGATGAGCTGGGGGATGCACCGCCGCTGGAAGCGCCGGCTGGTCGGATCGATCGCGCCGCGTGCCGGGGGCAGGGTGCTCGATCTCTGCTGCGGGACGGGGGATGTCGCGCGCGCCCTCGCGGCCCAGCCGGGCAGGATGCAGGTGGTGGGACTGGATTTCACCCCCGAGATGCTCGAGGTCGCGCGGCAGGCCACGCCGCCCGGTCTCGCCGTCCGTTATGAGCAGGGAGATGCGCTGTCACTTCCCTTCCCCGATGCGTCGTTCGATGCCGTGACCTGCGCCTATGGTCTGCGGAATCTCGCCGATCTGGACCGCGGCCTGCGCGAAGCTTTTCGCGTCCTGCGCCCCTCGGGCAGACTGGCCAGCCTGGAGTTTGGACGCCCGCGGCATCCTGTCCTCTCATGGATCTATTTCGCCTATCTCCGGATGATGCTGCCGCTGTTCGGCCTGATTTACTTTCGCGATCCGCAGACATACGGCTACATCTTCATGTCGGTGTCGAAGTTTCCGGACCAGCGGGAGCTGGCGCAGCGGATGCGCGCGGCGGGTTTCACCCGCGTGGAGGTCCACGACGTCATGGCCGGGGCGATGGGAATCTGCATCGCCGAGAAGGCCGGCACGGAAGACGTCGCGCCTGCTGAAATCGTTCCGCTGCCGGCGCCGAGGCCTGTATGA